The following nucleotide sequence is from Candidatus Bipolaricaulis sibiricus.
CGCAGAAGCCCCGACCGCACGATCTCGGCAAGCTTGACCAGCGCGTAGTGGGCCGTCGTGCCATGCCCGAGGCCGAGGGCCATCCCCGATCGGACGAGGCTCACCGCCTCCTCCGCCGCCGCCCGCTTGAACCGATCTGGGTCGGCCGTCATGTCCCGGCCATCGTACCGGAAGGCCCCGTTCCCTCGCCAGCGCGCGTGGCCTCCGTTCTGCGGGGTCGGGATCGATGAGCGATAATCTGACGGAGGTAACGCCAGTGAGCATTCGCAATCTTGACAAGATCTTCAACCCCCAACGGGTGGCCATCATCGGAGCAAGCAGCAACCCAGGAACAGTGGGGTTCAGCGTTCTCAGGAACATGATCAACGCCGGGTTCAATGGGGTCGTCTACCCGGTGAACCCAAAGCGGGAGTCGGTCCAGGGGATCCAGAGCTACCCGGATGTGGCGGCCCTTCCCCGAACTCCGGACCTTGCGGTGATCTGCACCCCCGCAACCACCGTGCCCGGCTTGGTGCGGGAGTGCGGAACCCTGGGAGTCCGCGGGCTGGTGATCCTCTCCGCCGGGTTCCGCGAGATCGGGGTCGAGGGCAAGGCCCTCGAAGGCGAGGTGCGGGCCGCGGCAGCCGAGTTCGATGGGATGCGGATCATCGGGCCGAACTGCCTCGGGATCATCGTCCCCCGGATCGGGATGAACGCAACCTTCGCTGCTGGTCATCCCCCCGACGGGAACGTGGCGTTCATCTCCCAGTCCGGGGCACTGTGCACGTCGATCCTCGACTGGGCGGTCGAGGAAGGGATCGGGTTCTCGTACTTCGTGTCCGTGGGGAACATGCTCGACGTGGACTTCGGCGACCTCATCGACTACTTCGGGGAGGACGAGAAGACGCGGTCCATCCTCCTCTACATCGAGTCCGTGAGCGAAGCGCGCAAGTTCATGTCCGCGTCGCGGGCGTTCGCACGTTCGAAGCCGATCCTCGTCTACAAGGCGGGCCGGTTCGCCGAGTCGGCGAAGGCCGCCAGCTCCCACACCGGCGCAATGGCCGGAGAGGACGCGGTGTACGACGCCGCGTTTCGCCGCGCAGGCATGGTCCGCGTGTACGAAATCGGTGACCTGTTCGACTCGGCGGAGCTCCTGGCCAGGATTCGGCCCCCGGCGGGGTCAAGGCTCGCGATCCTCACGAACGCCGGCGGTCCGGGGGTGATGGCCACCGACGCCCTCATCGCCCGACGGGGGACCCTGGCCCAGCTCTCGCCGGAGACGATGGACAAGCTGAACGCGATCCTCCCCAAGTTCTGGTCCCACGGTAACCCGGTGGACGTCCTGGGAGATGCCCCGCCGGAGCGCTACGCCGCGGCGTTGGAGATTCTCCTTGCTGACCCGAACGTGGACGCGGTGATCGCGATCCTCGCCCCGCAGGCGGTCACCGATCCCACCACCACCGCCCGTGAGGTGGCCGCGATCGCGGCCAAGTCAGCGAAACCGGTGCTCGCGTCGTGGATGGGGGGGCGGCTGATGCGGGAAGGAGTCGAGCTGTTCAACCGGGCGAAGGTCCCCACCTACGCCACCCCCGACCAGGCAGTGGAGGCGTTCATGCACCTCGTGGACTACGCCCGAAACCTGGAGCTCCTCTACGAAACCCCGCGCGAGGTCCCGGTGCGGTTCGCGCTCGACCAAGCCACGATCCGCAAGCAGGTGGCACCCCTTCTGGCGCGGGGCGGCATCCTGTCGGAAGCGGACTCGAAGGAGATCTTGGCCGCGTACGGGATTCCGGTGGTGTTGCCTCAGCCGGCGCACAGCGCCGACGAGGCGGTGGCCGCAGCTCGAAACGTCGGGTATCCCGTCGTCCTGAAGATCCTGTCTCCGGACATCACCCACAAGACGGACGTCGGCGGAGTGGCCCTCGGGCTGCACTCGGACAACGAGGTGCGGGCGGCGTTCGAGCGGATGATGACCACGGTACGGGAGCGCCGGCCGAAAGCGCGGATCGAGGGCGTGACGGTTCAGCGGATGATCGACACATCCCACGGGTTCGAGCTGCTCGTGGGCGCAAAGAAGGACCCCACGTTCGGTGCTGTGCTCATGGTCGGCATGGGAGGCATCGCCGCCGAGGTGTACAAGGACACCGCGCTCGCGCTCCCGCCGCTCAACGAGCGTCTTACCCGAAGGCGGCTGGAGTCGCTGCAGAGCTGGCCCCTCATCGAGGGGTACCGGGGAAAGCCCGGGGCGAACCTCGACCTCCTCATCGAGACGATCATGCGGGTGTCGTACCTCATCGCCGACTACCCGGAGATCAAGGAGCTCGACATCAACCCTCTCGTCGCCTCGCCGGACGAGGTCGTGGCCGTGGACGCGCGGATCGTCGTGGACGAAGAGGCGCTGCGAAACCCGCCACGGCCGTACGCCCACCTCGCGATCCGCCCCTACCCCGAGGGGTACACCCGTCGCGCCACGCTCCGCAACGGAACGAAGGTCCTCCTTCGCCCGATTCGACCGGAGGACGAACCGATGTGGCACGAGATGCTCGCCGTCTCGTCGCGGGAGTCGATCCGGTTCCGGTTCCGGTACCTGTTCAAGCAGTCCACGCACCAGATGGCGATCCCGTTCTGCTTCATCGACTACGACCGGGAGATGGCGATCGTGGCCGAGATTGAAGAAGGCGGCCGGAAGCGGATCGCCGGCGTGGGGCGTCTCGTGGTGGGCCCCGATCCGACCACCGCGGAGTACGCGGTGTTCGTGGCCGATCCGTGGCAAAACCAAGGGCTCGGGGGGACGCTCACCGACTACTGCTTGGAGATCGCCCGGGGCTGGGGAGTTCAGGTGGTGAGGGCAGAGACAACGCCCGACAACGTGCGGATGATCGCGATCTTCCAGCACCGCGGGTTCGCGATCGAGCACCGCACGAGGGACGGGGTCGTGCTCGCCCAGCTCCTCCACGCGCCGCGCGCATCTCCCTAGAGGGAGAAGAAGGCCGTCGGGGAGAAGCTGCGGCGCTGGGACAACCTCCGCCCGGGGGTCAGAGAGGCTCGGCCCCCCGCTCCCTCTTCTCCAAGCGGGGGCAACCCCGTTCGCCGCCGAGAACGCGGAGGCCGCGGAGACGGGCCACGAGCTCAACCACAAGGGCACCAAGAACACAACGGCGACAGAGGAATCCGGGCTCCCGGTTCCCGAACCCTAGACCCCTTGGTGCCCTTCGTGTTTGGTGGTAGCGACACCCCCCATGGTGGGAAACGGTCGGGGCGAGCCATGGAGTCCGGATCCCTGTCTCTCCCTGTCCCCGGGGTGGGAGAGGGCCGGGGCCAGGGGGAGGATGGCGGCGATTCATGGGTTGGGGGCCAACGGGCCGACACGTGGTCGGCCCCTACGACCCCAACCACGGACCCCTAGAACAGGCCGTGGACCTGGCCCGTGTCGGGGTCCACGTCCACCCGGCGGAACGCTGGTTGGGACCCGGTCCCCGGCATGAGGGTGATTGCCCCGGCCACCGGGCACAGGAACCGCGCCCCGGAGAAGAGGAGGACGTCGCGGATCGGAAGCACCCACCCCTTGGGAACCCCCTTCCAGTCAGGGTCGTGGGACAACGAAAGGTGGGTCTTGACCATCATCGTCGCGTAGTCGCGGAACTGGGGATCGGCCTCGAACGCTCGTGCCTTCTCCTCCGCCTCCGGGCTCCACGCCACCCCGTCCGCCCCGTACACCTGGCGGGCGATCCGCTCCACCCGCTCGCGCAGGGGCATCTCCAGGGGGTACAGGAACTCAAACTCCGACGCCTCGGCGCACGCCTCGATCACCGCATCGGCGAGCTCGAGCGCCCCTTCCCCGCCCTTGCGCCAGTGTTCCCCGACGGCGAAGCGGCCCCCCGCCCCCTCCACGTGCCGCCGGACGAGGGCCAGCTCGGCCTCCGTGTCGGTGGGGAACCGGTTGAGACACACCACGGGCGTCACGCCGGACCTTCGCACGATCCCGAGGTGGTGGAGGAGGTTCGCGATCCCCCGTTCGAGGAGGTCGAGGTTCTCCTCCCGGTACTCCCTGGGGAGGGGGCGGCCGGGGACGACCCGCGACCCGCCGCCGTGCATCTTCAGCGCCCGGACCGTGGCCGTGACTACCGACACGTGGGGAACGAGGCCGCTCAGGCGGCACTTCACGTTCCAGAACTTCTCGAACCCGATGTCGGCCCCGAACCCGCTCTCCGTCACGTGGTAGTCCCACAGTCTGAGCCCCAGCCGGTCGGCAAGGATCGACGACTGGCCGACGGCGATGTTTGCAAACGGTCCTGCGTGGACGAGGACCGGTTGGTACTCGACTGTCGAGCACAACGTCGGGTAGAGGGCGTTCCGCAGCCAGGCCGCCATCGCCCCCCCGACCTCGAGGTCGTCGCAGGTGATGGGGTTCCCCCGCCGGTCGTGGGCCACCGTCATCTCCCCAATCCGCGCGCGGAGGTCCCGAAGGTCGCGCGCGATCGCCAGGATCGCCATCAGCTCCGAGGAGACCGAGATCTGGAACCCCGACTCCATGGGGATCCCATTCCCCTTGCCGCCAAGGCCGATCACGATCTGGCGCAGGGCCTGGGCGCAGAAGTCGATCGCCCACTTGAGCTCTACCCGCCGCGGGTCGATGTCGAGGCGCTTCAGGCCCCGCTTGGCGAGGGTCTCGTCGGAGTAGTTGGCCTCGTGGTGCATCCGCGCGGTGAGGGCGACCAGGGCCAGGTTGTGGGCATTCGTGATCGCGTCGATGTCGCCGGTGAGGCCCATCGTGAACTCGGTCATCGGGATGAGGAGGGCGTTCCCTCCCCCGGCAGCCGTCCCCTTGATGTTCATCGACGGCCCCCCGGATGGCTGACGGATCGCTCCCCCGGCACGGACCCCTCGCCGGGCGAGGCCCTCGATCAGCCCGAGGGTGGTCGTGGTCTTCCCCTCCCCGAGCGGGGTCGGGGTGATGGCCGTCACTTCAACGTACTTCCCCACCGGCCCATCGCCGAGCCGGCGAAGGATCCGGGTGGCGTCGAGCTTGGCGATCCGGCCGTACGGGAGGACCTCGTCTCCCTGGAGGCCGAGCTCCTTGCGCCACCGGGCGGGAGAGGGCATGCCCCTCTCCGCCGCCGCGGCGATCTCCCAGTCCTCCAACTTCGTTGGGTCGTAGGCCATTGGGCTCACCTCGCGTCCTGCGTCTGCGCCTCGCAGGCGACCACCGTGTTCTGAAGAAGCATCGTCACCGTCATCGGTCCGACACCGCCCGGGACGGGGGTGATCGCCCGAACCTTGTCCCGGAGGGCCGCGAAGTCCGTGTCGCCCACCAGCCGGTACCCCCGGGGTGACGACGGGTTGTCGGCCCGGTTCACCCCGACGTCGATCACCACCGTCCCCGCCCGCACCATGTCCGCGGTCACCGTCCCCGGGCGCCCAACCGCAACGACGAGGATCTCGGCCTGGCGCGTGAACGCGGCGAGGTCGGGCGTGGCGGAGTGACAGAGGGTCACCGTGGCGTTCCCGCCCGGCCCCTTGCCCGAGAGGAGGATCGCGAGCGGCCGCCCGACGAGGGCGCTTCGCCCCACGATCACAACGTGCTTCCCCGCCGGAGGGTGCCCGCTCCGGACGAGGATCTCCTGGACCGCGCGCGGGGTGCAGGGAACGACGTACGGGTCGCCCCGAACGAGCCGACCCAGGTTCACGGGGTGGAGGCCGTCCACGTCCTTCGCCGGATGCACTGCCCCGCACACCCGGTCGGGAGACAGGCCGGGAGGAAGCGGGAGCTGGACAATGATCCCGTGGAAGGCGGGGTCGCGATTGAGCTGTTCCAGCAGGGACAGGAGCTCGGCCTCGCTCGCCTCCGCGGGGAGGACGAACACTTCGCACCGCAGTCCCAACCCGGCCGCCGCCCGGTCCTTCTGTCGGACGTAGGACACCGACGCCGGATCGTCCCCCACGCGGACGATCGCCAGCCCGGGGACCACCCCCCGCTGCGCCAGGCCCACGATCCGCTCCTGAAGTTCGGATCGGATCTCGGCCGCCATCGCCTCGCCGCGGAGCAGCTCGGCCACGCCTACTTCCCCTTCACCTTCACCCCGAACCGCGGAAGACCGACGAGGGCAACCACGGCCCCCAGCGCGGCAAGTGCCATCACCGGCGGGAACACGGCGACGTAGGAACTTGTCAGATCACGCAGGAGGCCGGACATGACGTTCCCGAGAATCGCCCCGACCCCGTAGGCGGTGAACATGATCCCGTAGTTCTTCGCATAGTGCCCCGTCCCGAACAGCGTCGCCGTGGCGGCAGGGGCGATGGCGAGCCACCCCCCGAGGTTGAGCCACAGGACGCTGAACCCCACGAAGTACGCAACCTGGCTGGCCCCGGCTCGCCACAGGAGCAGCGAGGCGACCAGGATGAGGGCGAACGAGAGCGTTCCCGCGTACCGCGGGGTGAGGCGATCCGTGAGCCACCCGAACACGGGGCGGCCCACACCGTTGAACACGGCGAACACGGACACCGCCGCCGCCGACAGCCCCGCCGAAAGCTGAGCCACCTCGCGGCCGAACGGGGCGGCGATTCCGATCGCCATCAGCCCGGCCAGGCAGCCGATCGTGTACACCCCCCACAGCGCCCAGAACGTGGGGGTGCGGACCATCTGCCCCCGATCGAAGTCCACGCCCGACGGCCGGGCCTTCCCCGTGGCCGGTGCGGTCTTCGCGTCCCGTGGGGGGAACCGCATCGGGAGCGAAGCAAGGACGATCACCGCCAGGAATGCGATCCCCATGATCGTGAACGTCCGGAGCGGGCCCTGAGCGGCGATGAGGGCGTTCATGATCGGCGCCACAACGAGGGCCGACGCGCCGAACCCGGCCAAGGTCAGCCCCAGCGCCAGTCCGCGCCGGTCGGGGAACCACCGGCCGGCCACGGCGATCGGGCAGCCGTAGGCTACCCCGACCCCAGCTCCGCCGATCACGCCGTAGAACAGGGTGAGCAGCCCCACGTTAGGCGAGAACCCCGCCAGGACCCACCCCAGGCCGACGAGAATGCCGCCCAGGATCCCTGTCTTCCGCGGCCCCCAGTTCTCCACGAGCCCCCCGGCGAGGGCCATCCCGAGAGCAAACAGGGCGAGGAACACCATGAACGGAAGTCCGCTCTCGGTCGCCGTGATCCCCCACAGCTCCTCGAGCGGCTTGCGAAACACGCTGAACGCGTACACCGCGCCCATGCACACGTTGGCCACGAACCCCAGCCCGACGAACCCCCACCGACCCTTGTCCGCTGGCAACCCGAACACCCGCGCCTCTGCCATGAGCTCTCCCCCCTCGACCGATCGAGAGGGGCGGACCAAGGTCCGCCCCTCGCCTCCCGTCATCCCCAGACTGTGCCCAACCTAGCCCTTGTAGCCCACAACCTTCTGGAGGTCGGCCACGCTCTCCGGGTTGCGGAGGGTGGTCAGATCGCCGACGGGCTCGTTGCGCACAAGGGCCTTCAGGATCCGGCGCATGATCTTCCCCGACCGGGTCTTCGGCACGTCCTCGGAAAAGTAGATCGCCGCGGGCCGTGCCGTGGGCCCGATGTGCTGGTCCACCGTCTTCACGAGATCCTTCTTCAGCTCCTCGGACGGCTGGACCCCCTTCTTGAGAAGGACGAACGCCACCGGGACCTCACCCTTGAGGTCGTCCGGCTTCGACACCACCGCGACCTCGGTCACGAGCGGGTGCTGGGCGAGCGCGTCCTCGACCTCGGCCGTGGCCAAGCGGTGGCCGGCGACGTTCATCACGTCGTCCACCCGCCCCGTGATCCGGATGTTCCCCATCTCGTCCGTCCGTGCCCCGTCCTTCGTGAAGTAGAGCTTGGGGCCCAGATCGCCGAAGTACGTGGCCCGGAACTTGTCCACATCGCCGTACAGACCGCGCAGGAGCGCCGGCGGGAACGGGGGCTCGATCACGAGGTACCCCCCATCGCCGGTCTTCACGGGAACGCCCCCCGCA
It contains:
- a CDS encoding bifunctional acyl-CoA synthetase/GNAT family N-acetyltransferase, with translation MSDNLTEVTPVSIRNLDKIFNPQRVAIIGASSNPGTVGFSVLRNMINAGFNGVVYPVNPKRESVQGIQSYPDVAALPRTPDLAVICTPATTVPGLVRECGTLGVRGLVILSAGFREIGVEGKALEGEVRAAAAEFDGMRIIGPNCLGIIVPRIGMNATFAAGHPPDGNVAFISQSGALCTSILDWAVEEGIGFSYFVSVGNMLDVDFGDLIDYFGEDEKTRSILLYIESVSEARKFMSASRAFARSKPILVYKAGRFAESAKAASSHTGAMAGEDAVYDAAFRRAGMVRVYEIGDLFDSAELLARIRPPAGSRLAILTNAGGPGVMATDALIARRGTLAQLSPETMDKLNAILPKFWSHGNPVDVLGDAPPERYAAALEILLADPNVDAVIAILAPQAVTDPTTTAREVAAIAAKSAKPVLASWMGGRLMREGVELFNRAKVPTYATPDQAVEAFMHLVDYARNLELLYETPREVPVRFALDQATIRKQVAPLLARGGILSEADSKEILAAYGIPVVLPQPAHSADEAVAAARNVGYPVVLKILSPDITHKTDVGGVALGLHSDNEVRAAFERMMTTVRERRPKARIEGVTVQRMIDTSHGFELLVGAKKDPTFGAVLMVGMGGIAAEVYKDTALALPPLNERLTRRRLESLQSWPLIEGYRGKPGANLDLLIETIMRVSYLIADYPEIKELDINPLVASPDEVVAVDARIVVDEEALRNPPRPYAHLAIRPYPEGYTRRATLRNGTKVLLRPIRPEDEPMWHEMLAVSSRESIRFRFRYLFKQSTHQMAIPFCFIDYDREMAIVAEIEEGGRKRIAGVGRLVVGPDPTTAEYAVFVADPWQNQGLGGTLTDYCLEIARGWGVQVVRAETTPDNVRMIAIFQHRGFAIEHRTRDGVVLAQLLHAPRASP
- a CDS encoding MFS transporter; the encoded protein is MAEARVFGLPADKGRWGFVGLGFVANVCMGAVYAFSVFRKPLEELWGITATESGLPFMVFLALFALGMALAGGLVENWGPRKTGILGGILVGLGWVLAGFSPNVGLLTLFYGVIGGAGVGVAYGCPIAVAGRWFPDRRGLALGLTLAGFGASALVVAPIMNALIAAQGPLRTFTIMGIAFLAVIVLASLPMRFPPRDAKTAPATGKARPSGVDFDRGQMVRTPTFWALWGVYTIGCLAGLMAIGIAAPFGREVAQLSAGLSAAAVSVFAVFNGVGRPVFGWLTDRLTPRYAGTLSFALILVASLLLWRAGASQVAYFVGFSVLWLNLGGWLAIAPAATATLFGTGHYAKNYGIMFTAYGVGAILGNVMSGLLRDLTSSYVAVFPPVMALAALGAVVALVGLPRFGVKVKGK
- a CDS encoding Formate--tetrahydrofolate ligase, which produces MAYDPTKLEDWEIAAAAERGMPSPARWRKELGLQGDEVLPYGRIAKLDATRILRRLGDGPVGKYVEVTAITPTPLGEGKTTTTLGLIEGLARRGVRAGGAIRQPSGGPSMNIKGTAAGGGNALLIPMTEFTMGLTGDIDAITNAHNLALVALTARMHHEANYSDETLAKRGLKRLDIDPRRVELKWAIDFCAQALRQIVIGLGGKGNGIPMESGFQISVSSELMAILAIARDLRDLRARIGEMTVAHDRRGNPITCDDLEVGGAMAAWLRNALYPTLCSTVEYQPVLVHAGPFANIAVGQSSILADRLGLRLWDYHVTESGFGADIGFEKFWNVKCRLSGLVPHVSVVTATVRALKMHGGGSRVVPGRPLPREYREENLDLLERGIANLLHHLGIVRRSGVTPVVCLNRFPTDTEAELALVRRHVEGAGGRFAVGEHWRKGGEGALELADAVIEACAEASEFEFLYPLEMPLRERVERIARQVYGADGVAWSPEAEEKARAFEADPQFRDYATMMVKTHLSLSHDPDWKGVPKGWVLPIRDVLLFSGARFLCPVAGAITLMPGTGSQPAFRRVDVDPDTGQVHGLF
- a CDS encoding Methenyltetrahydrofolate cyclohydrolase, translating into MAELLRGEAMAAEIRSELQERIVGLAQRGVVPGLAIVRVGDDPASVSYVRQKDRAAAGLGLRCEVFVLPAEASEAELLSLLEQLNRDPAFHGIIVQLPLPPGLSPDRVCGAVHPAKDVDGLHPVNLGRLVRGDPYVVPCTPRAVQEILVRSGHPPAGKHVVIVGRSALVGRPLAILLSGKGPGGNATVTLCHSATPDLAAFTRQAEILVVAVGRPGTVTADMVRAGTVVIDVGVNRADNPSSPRGYRLVGDTDFAALRDKVRAITPVPGGVGPMTVTMLLQNTVVACEAQTQDAR